Genomic DNA from Parambassis ranga chromosome 5, fParRan2.1, whole genome shotgun sequence:
atcCGTCCAGCCATCAACAGGAAGGTCCTGCCTTATGAGCTACACTTATGAGCTTATGAACTCCTTATGAGGTACTACAGAGGGTTCCTCCATGTTAAGGGGCAGCTTTCACTGTTCTCCACTGCCACTGTTCTCCTGACTACTTGCTTTGTTTTTAGAGGATAATCCATCTTTTAAAGGATGCTATTGCAGTCAgcgttttattttctctttaacGGAAAGCTGTCAGAGGTGAAATATATTATGAAATCTCATCAAATATGATCACAACTGAACCTCAAACAGCCAGAGAGCctctgacacaaacagaattctccagctgtgtttacatcttTGGCTCTACTGCAATTAGTGCAACCTTGTACTCTTTTGCCATTTTGCTCACATTTTCCATTCAAGTTGCTAAAGAAAGAGAGCAGTTGTAGAACCAGTGGATGAACAAACATCTGCAATAGCATACTGGTTTAATCATTCATTTCATCAGCAATGTATCAAGGAACCACAGTTCTGCTTTCAATTATGCATAGTCCAGGGCACTGTTCAAAACCAGTTGGTTGCAGGAAAAGTTACATTTCAAGCCATTTAAAGTAAGCTCGGCCCCTTGCACTAACGGTTATGCCTCTGCCTGTGCTGCTGCGGAATCTCGGCACACCTACTCAAACCCGACCTGAGAGGCGCACGTCGAGAAGCGGCTCCACACACGTCTGTCTTTGTATCAGAGACTTTCTGACAGGAGAATGTGTTTGTTGGATCTACTTCGTCAGCCTGCCTGGGCTATCTTGTCTTTACTGTTGGCCATGGTTGTGCGTTTGCAGAGGAGACCCCGCTGGGATCCACAAGCCTGCCGCGTGAAGCTGAATGGGAAGACTGCTATTGTGACAGGAGCAAACTCAGGTAGGTTACCCGGGCAGAGGTCAGCAACCCGCGGCTCTGTCACCCGAGCTCAAAATAATGTCAGTAAATAATGgccatttaatttaaatgtatttttatttatgtagttTTTTGTTGTAGGCTAATAGTAATTTTTGGAGATTGGGGTGTTCTTGTAAAATTGGACAAACTGCCCTGATTCGAGTTACTTATTCGAACATGGAAAGCATGCTTTTGGAGTCCGGTCCTATTGTGGCGCATCCTCATGAACTACATCAAAATGAAACTTCACGAGCGTCACAGATGTGAAGTGACGTCTAACAGCCTTGAGATGATACACTGTGTACCCGTACAAGTACCAGTGAAGTTCAGGAGCAGAAATCACgttaaccaggtgaaagaaataatagAACAACCTGTTCTTTtgaatatatgtttttatatcaGACCCTGAACTGATGTGTTTCATGTTCAGGCTGACAGCTGGCTGATGCGGCGCACAGCACGGAGGAAAATAAGATATGACGGCACACTTATATTTACtttgattaaattaaatgaacaaaaattaacagaaactGGCATTTTTCGttcatatataaaaatataaaaagtggTCAAATAGGTTGTGTTGCtccttgtgtgttttattcgGTGGGAAATTgacccaaatggctcttttaataaTGAAGGTTGCTGACCCCTGGTCTACACagtatgatttaaaaaagggaTGCGAGACAATATTGGtattacagaaataaaataaaactgatttcTCAACCTTACTGCTCAGGCTTTGGTTTAATTGGGGGAAATACAGACAACACATGTGAAAGTCAGATTGTAAAGCAGTCCTAACAGAaggcttgtgtttttttaaacgtTCTTGAAAGCCATACCCAATATTAGCCAAAGATAAAGGGCAGCACACAAACCCAACAAAAAAGTAAGAATTGTTCAGTGTAATGCAAATCATTAGTTTTATTGAGTTGTATGACATGGAGGTTGTTGAAAAACCTATACTCTTTGCCCATTAATAATCAGAGCCAAAGTAAATTTGCAGTAATTTACTTTTTACATATATAATGGGAGAGGCAAATAACAGTTACTTTATTcgtcccaagctgggaaatgtcACTGTTACATCAGtaatatacaggcactcagcatagTAAACATATCTGTAGGCAAAGAAAATAAGGATATAAAGCATATGTACTAATACAATAGTGTGTAATTGAAAAGTTAGACAGTGTGCAaaattacaacaacaacaatcatcATCATAGAGTGTTATCTATGACACAGAGATGAGGAGTTATGCAGTCTTATGGAATGAGAGCCTTTTCCCAAATCTCATACCGCTTCGTTGTACTGGAAATCTTCTCCTGCCTCATTCCATATAACTCTGACTAATACTAAAGGCTATTTATAGCCTACCGTACTATTCAGTGTTGGAATCCAACCAGGCCGGGCTGGAAACTACAGTATAACCCCACACTTAAAGGGGCTCCGAAGGCCTCAGTGTTCTTCTTATCCTCCCCTCTGTACCAGTCAGCCAACAAACCTTACAATGTCACCTGCTTCTTGAATAAgttcagtgatgtcatctgtTCTCTTTCTTGTTGTAACATATAGAGCATAATTATGTCTAATGACATTTTAATGGACATGCTTTCATACAACACTAATAAACTTCCACCTAATTTCCTGTACTTATCAGCCACACGACAACCTCTTGATGCTTTGATGTTTTGTTAAACAGCAACCTGTCACGCTCATCAAATAAGTACGCAACTGATCCAAAAGATATGAGGACAAATACCATAAACACCAAGTCTGCATGATGCCTCTGTACTCACTCACAAACAAGCAGAAcaggctcctctgagctgctgaagCAGATTTTTCAAAGCTGAAAAATCATTTTCACTATAGATCATTGACCTTTAGAATCACATCCTCAGTTGATATTTGATCAGGTCAGATGGAACATTTACAAAAGCTGTGGCTTTAAGATTAAGATCCCAGACACAACTGTCTGACCAACTTTGGGAGAAATGTTAAGTAAACACCAAATTTAAGCTCAATTATGACGGTGCTGAAATAAACAACATGTCTCTggagagaaacacaacaaacctttaCCAACACAGAGAACCACCAAGTAGTTGTTCTTGAAGCCTTGTTTGTGTTCCAGGTTTCAGCCTCTAACATCTGAAACAATTCAACATCTTGAaataagttttttaagttttttataAACTATAGGTTTGTCTTCTTTCCATCAAAAGCTGAAAGCAAATCTGGTGTAGTGACACATTCAGTTCACATGCATGTTATGTTCTTCATGTCAAGAAGTCACCTGTTGTTTGATCTCTGTGCTACATTTTTGACATTTATTTAACTGCTTTTTGCTCTCTTTCACTCTGCCAGGGATTGGAATGTACATTGCCATGGACTTTGCACGTCGTGGGGCCCGTGTTATCCTGGCCTGTCGAAATGAGTCCCTAGGGATGGCAGCACTCAAAGAAATCACAAAGACAACAGGAAATACTGACATCCATCTGCGACTGGTGGATCTTTCCTGCATGGACTCTGTTAGCAACTTTGCTACGAGGATTCTTGAGGAGGAGAAAGCTCTCCACATCCTCGTCAACAATGCAGGGGTATCAGGTGACACATGTCCCTTTTAATATGATCAAATTTGCAAGTAACAGAACTTTGTTGAGCTGTTGACACTGGCAAACACACTATAGAGCAGCAAATAACACCTTCAAGTACAAGTTATGTGGATGTTTCTGAGAAACGGGCACATCTGTCTCCTCTCAAAaacagatgtgagtgtgtgttagggTGGGGTAGCATTTGGAATGCATTGGATGATATGAGATGAGTTTGTTTCGTGTACATCTAACACAACATTTGCATAATTAGCTTTGTTGAATATTCTACTCTCAGGTTTACCCAGGCAGATAACCAAAGATGGGTTTGAGGTTTCTTTTGCCACCAACCACCTGGGCCCCTTTCTCCTTACCAACCTGCTGCTCGGTAAGACCATCTGATGTTAGATAAATGATGTGTGGCACTGTGTCATGGTTCTAAACTTGCCCCTCCTTCTTCCTGCCTTACTCTGCATGTGTAAGACCTGATGAAGCGTTCAGCTCCAGCCCGTATTGTCACCCTCAGCTCTGTCAACCATAAGAAGGGTCAAGTGGACTTCTCTCACTTTCGTGGCGAGAACCTTGTTTATGGCATGGACAAAGTCTACAACCACACTAAGCTGCACAATATCATCTGTACCAATGAGCTAGCACGCAGGCTACAGGGGACAGGTAGGCTAACACCAAGTGTGGTCACCATTCATCAGTGAATCTAGTCTGTTTAGTTGAGTCTGTAACGTGTTATGTGCTTGAGTTAAGTGGCcctcagcagcagagagaacacAGGAGGGGAGAGCAGTTGAGTCAGAGAAGAGTAGATTGTCTtgtttcttccttcttcctgcaTGTCTAAAATTGTTACCCAAAATGCAACACTATCATGAACAGTGCAGTTGAAGATTTGGATGCTATTCAAGTTgttaattacacacacagtgagatgagcggctgttcacagagctcacTATCTGGGGCTGCATGAggttttgtaaaatgtttttgccCAAGACATGAAAACTGTCAGATGAACAATACTCCTTTCTTTAATAAGACTACTACTGTTTATATTTCAGGATTGTCTGTACTGTGAATCTGTTTTGGGTAACAACTCCATTCAAACTCCCAAACAAATTAATTTCTCCTGTCAATTGATACTTCTGGTCAGTTCCTATAAAAGTGAAATGAAGCTAATCAAAGTCATATTGATAGTGCAAAATATAATCAGCAGAAaaatctgtgtttatttgtttatttgactGGGCTTGGTTGGTTAATTTTCTTAGtgatttcctgtgttttttttcacacacaggCGTCACTGCAAACTCTGTACATCCTGGTATTGTCAAGACAGGAGTGCTGAGACACTATCCATTTTGGATCCGCTATTGTTTCAACCTCCTGGCGTTCTTCTTTTTTAAGGCAAGTGCAACATAATCTTTATAAGAGCCTCTTGCAGATGCTGTTGCCCTCTCAAGTATTTCACTGTGTCACATAGAAACTGGTTTGACAGAATCATTATTGGGATTTGTATGATGTGATCTGTCACATGATACTATGCATACTGGGCATCCTCAGAAGAACAAGAGCCAGAAAGATGCAGGTGTGTTATTTCATATGTTTCATATAAAGGAGATGCATAGAATCATATGGTCCAATTAAGGGATGTCGCCTCCAGTTGACTTAAAAATGTTGACCTgaaataagaaagaaaaaccATGTGGTGTTGTTCTAAGAACTGCATCTGCCTGAAGCAAGTGAATAATGTAGTATTACTTTAAAGGTGAGCAAACAAAGCTAAAAGGATCAGGCAATATGTTACATTTAAGGAAATTAGAATAGTGTTAACTGTGAACAACTAATTTTGCTGCTTGggtgagcagcaaaacatcttcaaggaaaTGCAAGTCCAGTTGGcctgcttcaaccttctgaacaAAAATGTTCTTGATGACTGacaatcttcatcaacaacaggAAATAACCAAACAAACCATGAAAATACATACCAGTATACAACAATAACCAGGAAAACTAAGGATTTTAGGTCTTAGTGATTGCTCTGCAGCAACAAGGGATCTTAACATCAGAGAAAcgataaacaaaacaaactggaaCTGATTTCATTATTCATGCCAGAACTTCACTTCAATGAGCAAAACAAAATGGACAAAGAAAAGAATTCACCACATGTTTCCCATCTGTGATGAACCCTCTCATTTATTCCAAGTAGAGGCAGACCAAATTTGTGTACTGCATAGAAGCATCAAGCATGTTTAAAGTTTGGTGATATGAAGCTAGCCTGTTACAGTGACAGACTGAGGTGAGTGTTTTTTGAGAGGGCCTGCTCCTTTCAAAGACAGCTTCCCATGTGATTCTATGAAACAAACCATCTGCCACATCAGGTTTGCTGCTATCAACCATGTGGTGTCGTTCTAAGAACTGCATCTGCCTGAAGCAAATGAATAATGTAGTATTACTTTAAATGTGAGCAAACAAAGCTAAAAGGATCAGGCAATATGTTACATTTAAGGAAATTAGAATAGTGTTAACTGTGAACAACTAATTTCGCTGCTTGggtgagcagcaaaacatcttcaaggaaaTGCAAGTCCAGTTGGcctgcttcaaccttctgaacgAAAATGTTCTTGATGACTGacaatcttcatcaacaacaggAAATAACCAAACAAACCATGAAAATACATACCGGTATACAACAATAACCAGGAAAACTAAGGATTTTAGGTCTTAGTGATTGCTCTGCAGCAACAAAGGATCTTAACATCAGAGAAAcgataaacaaaacaaactggaaCTGATTTCATTATTCATGCCAGAACTTCACTTCAATGAGCAAAACAAAATGGACAAAGAAAGGAATTCACCACATGTTTCCCATCTGTGATGAACCCTCTCATTTATTCCAAGTAGAGGCAGACCAAATTTGTGTACTGCATAGAAGCATCAAGCATGTTTAAAGTTTGGTGATATGAAGCTAGCCTGTTACAGTGACAGACTGAGGTGAGTGTTTTTTGAGAGGGCCTGCTCCTTTCAAAGACAGCTTCCCATGTGATTCTATGAAACAAACCATCTGCCACATCAGGTTTGCTGCTATCATCAGTCATGTATGAGCCATACCTGTTTATAAGACATTATACTGTTTGAtggaagtaaaataaaaatgagtcaGACTGTCAATCAGGCCCGTGGCTTTGTGCAGTTGTTTAATTTTACACACTGCTCTCTCAGCTACAGCAAAGTCTGACACACACCATGTAACCTGGGCACTAAGACAATTATACATACATAGCAAGAGTTGCCTTGCTGATCTCTTTTGTATGGTGTGTTGA
This window encodes:
- the LOC114435653 gene encoding retinol dehydrogenase 11 — encoded protein: MCLLDLLRQPAWAILSLLLAMVVRLQRRPRWDPQACRVKLNGKTAIVTGANSGIGMYIAMDFARRGARVILACRNESLGMAALKEITKTTGNTDIHLRLVDLSCMDSVSNFATRILEEEKALHILVNNAGVSGLPRQITKDGFEVSFATNHLGPFLLTNLLLDLMKRSAPARIVTLSSVNHKKGQVDFSHFRGENLVYGMDKVYNHTKLHNIICTNELARRLQGTGVTANSVHPGIVKTGVLRHYPFWIRYCFNLLAFFFFKTAEEGACSTIYCAVAEELEGVTGKYFDSDCSLVLPAPLARDAALAVKDFEICERLTSKL